The following coding sequences lie in one Methanohalophilus levihalophilus genomic window:
- the radA gene encoding DNA repair and recombination protein RadA has translation MSDISLEELDHVGPATAQKLKEAGYTSVEAIAVSSPAELVASAEIGESTAAKIISAARNAADIGGFETGDLVMERRERVAKLSTGCIEFDEMLGGGVESQAITELYGEFGSGKTQITHQLAVNAQLPEELGGMNGSVVIIDTENTFRPERIKQMVEGAALKHGIELDPEEFLRNIHVARAYNSNHQILLADAASEKATALKDTDRPVKLLIVDSLTAHFRAEYVGRGTLADRQQKLNKHLHDLQRFGDLNNACVVVTNQVMAKPDAFFGDPTRPIGGHIVGHTATFRLYIRKSKGDKRIVKLVDSPCLPDGEAIIAVTTDGLVDG, from the coding sequence ATGAGCGATATATCACTTGAGGAATTGGATCATGTTGGTCCTGCAACCGCCCAGAAGTTAAAGGAAGCAGGCTATACCAGCGTGGAAGCGATTGCAGTATCATCTCCTGCAGAACTGGTGGCCAGTGCAGAAATAGGGGAGTCAACTGCCGCCAAGATTATCAGTGCAGCCAGAAACGCAGCCGATATTGGTGGATTTGAAACCGGTGATCTTGTTATGGAAAGACGGGAGAGAGTAGCCAAACTTTCCACCGGATGCATAGAATTTGATGAAATGCTTGGTGGCGGAGTAGAGAGCCAGGCAATCACCGAACTATATGGTGAATTTGGTTCCGGGAAAACCCAGATAACTCATCAGCTTGCGGTCAATGCCCAGCTTCCGGAAGAACTAGGCGGAATGAACGGCTCTGTTGTTATAATTGACACGGAAAACACCTTCAGACCCGAGAGAATTAAGCAGATGGTCGAGGGTGCGGCACTAAAACACGGCATTGAACTTGATCCGGAAGAATTCCTTCGAAATATCCATGTGGCGAGAGCTTACAATTCCAATCACCAGATTCTTCTGGCAGACGCAGCATCTGAAAAGGCAACCGCATTAAAGGACACTGATAGGCCGGTGAAGTTGCTGATTGTGGACTCACTGACAGCACATTTCAGGGCTGAATATGTGGGCAGGGGTACTCTTGCAGACCGCCAGCAAAAACTGAACAAACATCTTCACGATTTACAGAGATTCGGTGATCTTAATAACGCCTGTGTGGTGGTAACCAATCAGGTAATGGCTAAACCGGATGCTTTCTTCGGGGATCCAACCCGTCCTATTGGAGGTCACATTGTAGGGCATACTGCCACTTTCAGGCTCTACATTCGTAAATCCAAGGGTGACAAAAGAATTGTTAAATTGGTGGATTCTCCTTGTCTTCCAGACGGGGAAGCAATTATAGCAGTTACCACTGACGGTCTGGTAGACGGTTAA
- a CDS encoding MarR family winged helix-turn-helix transcriptional regulator produces the protein MRQEDLATMFLVNRATAARAVQKLESEGYVQRVQDLQDKRVLRVYLTEAGRKLQEVVMKLSTKRREELFAGFSDEEQATFLRLLSKMVDNVCEEKWQ, from the coding sequence CTGCGTCAGGAAGATCTTGCCACGATGTTTCTTGTAAACCGGGCAACTGCTGCCCGGGCGGTGCAAAAACTGGAATCAGAAGGATATGTTCAAAGAGTCCAGGACCTGCAGGACAAGCGGGTCTTACGGGTTTATCTCACAGAAGCTGGAAGAAAGCTGCAGGAAGTCGTAATGAAGCTCTCCACCAAAAGGAGGGAGGAACTCTTTGCGGGTTTCTCGGATGAAGAGCAGGCTACTTTCCTGAGACTGCTTTCAAAGATGGTGGATAACGTTTGTGAGGAAAAGTGGCAATGA
- a CDS encoding TIM barrel protein — protein sequence MPLLFGTAGTPISAKGKGSAGGIRRIRELGLGCMELEFVRGVRMKEDTAKEIAAVATENDVALSVHAPYYINFNSREPEKIEASIKRIYDSARIGSLCGASSIVFHPAYYHGEDSETVFEKVMESLDKLRKTFEEKGINVILRPETTGKGSQFGSLEETLKMSAEMEGVMPCIDFAHLHARANGEVNTYEEFANCLSLVEEYLGKEGLKDMHIHISGIEYTPKGEKNHLVLKESDLNYHDLMKALKDFSAEGLVICESPNLEADALLLQETFEKQ from the coding sequence ATGCCACTTCTTTTTGGAACTGCAGGGACTCCTATCAGCGCAAAGGGAAAAGGGAGCGCGGGAGGAATCCGACGTATTCGCGAGCTTGGGCTTGGCTGCATGGAACTTGAATTCGTGCGTGGAGTCCGGATGAAGGAAGATACTGCAAAAGAAATAGCTGCAGTTGCAACTGAAAATGACGTAGCTCTCAGTGTTCATGCGCCCTATTACATCAACTTCAATTCCCGGGAACCTGAAAAAATAGAAGCGAGCATTAAGCGGATCTATGATTCCGCAAGAATTGGAAGTCTTTGTGGTGCATCATCTATTGTATTTCATCCAGCTTACTATCATGGAGAGGATAGTGAGACCGTTTTTGAAAAAGTTATGGAATCACTTGATAAACTCAGGAAAACCTTTGAAGAGAAGGGAATTAATGTAATTCTTCGTCCTGAGACTACAGGAAAAGGCAGCCAGTTTGGCAGTCTTGAAGAAACCTTGAAAATGTCTGCTGAAATGGAAGGCGTAATGCCATGCATCGATTTTGCACACCTACACGCCCGTGCCAATGGTGAAGTAAACACATACGAAGAATTTGCTAACTGCCTCTCCCTTGTGGAAGAATATCTTGGAAAAGAAGGGTTAAAGGACATGCACATACACATCTCAGGAATTGAGTATACTCCTAAAGGAGAAAAAAACCATCTTGTCCTGAAGGAATCTGATTTGAATTACCATGATCTCATGAAAGCACTAAAGGATTTCAGCGCAGAAGGACTTGTAATTTGCGAAAGCCCTAATCTGGAAGCTGATGCGTTACTCCTTCAGGAAACTTTTGAAAAACAGTAA
- a CDS encoding phosphopantetheine adenylyltransferase, whose translation MPHIAVGGTFEFLHDGHKQLLIRAFEIAESGNVDIGITSDEMAQKRGRPIPDYTERVKQLEEFLKTIEVKADSYRIQKLEDPYGTTLTGTYDYIVVSPETLPVAHKINEIREQNGLDTITIVKIDYVLAEDDVPISSTRIVKGEIDSHGHLKGTSL comes from the coding sequence ATGCCACATATAGCAGTTGGAGGAACCTTTGAATTCCTGCATGACGGACACAAGCAACTCCTAATCAGAGCCTTTGAAATCGCTGAGTCCGGAAATGTTGACATTGGGATAACATCCGATGAAATGGCACAAAAAAGAGGTCGCCCTATCCCCGACTATACAGAGCGTGTTAAGCAGCTTGAGGAATTCCTGAAAACCATTGAGGTAAAAGCGGACTCCTACAGAATCCAGAAGCTTGAAGACCCTTATGGGACAACGCTGACAGGTACTTATGATTACATTGTAGTATCGCCTGAAACACTCCCTGTTGCCCACAAAATAAATGAAATCAGGGAACAGAACGGCCTTGATACAATAACTATTGTAAAAATTGATTATGTACTTGCAGAAGATGATGTACCCATCTCCTCAACCCGAATTGTAAAAGGAGAGATAGACAGTCACGGGCATCTCAAAGGGACAAGTCTTTAA
- a CDS encoding MATE family efflux transporter — translation MKAQSEMLGTEKISKLLFKLSAPATVGMVVSGLYNIVDTIFVGRALGDASVQGIAAIAVSFPVLMISMAISLAIGLGGASIISRRLGARDLEGAERTFGNIIGMSVALGTLVAILGIVFITPILELFGATPTILPFAKEYLQILLYGSPVFMFSLVANNVARSEGNARVAMLTMVISGVLNIILDPIFIFGLGMGIKGAAIATVISYFSAAIFLVKYFVSGHSTLVFRSRDLKPDLPIIKEVCALGLAPFARNSSMSIVVVFVNNILAIYGGDLPIAVYGIFNRLLVFASMPLIGLLQGMQPIIGFNYGAGNYGRVLETLKLSLWISTAIAVFDFVLLYVMAEILFSAFTTDELLIESGVDATRIMVLAVPLLGIQFISAGMYQALGKALPSFILSMARQTIFLLPLLFLLPLMYDLEGVWLAFPVADALAFVLTSWMLVREYRIIKAESA, via the coding sequence ATGAAAGCACAAAGTGAAATGCTGGGTACCGAGAAGATAAGCAAACTTTTGTTTAAACTTTCAGCTCCGGCTACAGTGGGAATGGTGGTCAGTGGGTTATACAATATAGTCGATACGATTTTTGTAGGCCGTGCTCTCGGGGATGCCAGTGTTCAGGGCATTGCGGCTATCGCTGTGAGTTTTCCTGTTTTGATGATTAGTATGGCAATTTCACTTGCCATAGGGCTTGGTGGGGCTTCAATTATTTCCCGCAGATTGGGTGCAAGGGATCTTGAAGGGGCTGAAAGGACTTTTGGAAACATAATAGGCATGTCAGTTGCACTCGGTACACTGGTTGCCATACTGGGAATTGTTTTCATCACTCCCATACTGGAACTTTTCGGAGCAACTCCGACAATTCTTCCTTTTGCAAAGGAGTACCTTCAGATACTCCTCTATGGGAGTCCGGTTTTCATGTTTTCCCTCGTAGCAAACAATGTAGCCCGATCTGAAGGCAACGCCAGAGTCGCCATGTTAACAATGGTCATCAGCGGTGTATTAAACATAATTCTGGATCCGATATTCATTTTTGGACTTGGTATGGGCATCAAAGGCGCTGCGATTGCAACTGTGATCTCCTACTTTTCCGCTGCTATTTTTCTGGTGAAGTACTTTGTTTCAGGTCATAGCACCCTTGTGTTCAGGAGTCGTGATCTAAAGCCTGATCTTCCAATAATAAAGGAAGTATGCGCTCTTGGTCTGGCGCCTTTTGCCCGCAATTCGTCAATGAGCATTGTAGTTGTCTTTGTGAATAATATTCTGGCAATCTACGGTGGGGATCTGCCGATTGCCGTCTATGGCATATTTAACCGCTTATTGGTATTTGCCTCGATGCCGCTTATCGGTCTTTTGCAGGGTATGCAGCCCATAATAGGATTCAATTACGGTGCGGGAAATTATGGGCGCGTTCTTGAAACTCTCAAACTTTCCCTCTGGATTTCCACAGCTATCGCAGTTTTCGATTTTGTGCTGCTGTACGTAATGGCAGAAATCCTGTTTTCTGCATTTACTACTGATGAACTGCTTATTGAATCCGGGGTGGACGCAACGAGGATTATGGTTCTGGCTGTACCGCTTCTCGGGATTCAGTTTATCAGTGCAGGAATGTATCAGGCATTGGGAAAAGCTTTGCCTTCATTTATTCTTTCAATGGCCAGACAGACGATTTTCCTACTTCCTCTGCTCTTCCTTTTACCTCTGATGTATGATCTTGAAGGTGTCTGGTTGGCTTTTCCTGTTGCGGATGCTCTTGCCTTTGTGCTTACTTCATGGATGCTTGTCAGAGAATATCGGATAATAAAAGCAGAATCTGCATGA
- a CDS encoding TRAM domain-containing protein, which produces MFERDEPTAPVEAGETYDVVIEDIAKKGDGIARIEGFVIFVPGTEVGDELTVKVTKVMRKFAFAEVE; this is translated from the coding sequence TTGTTCGAACGTGATGAACCTACTGCTCCAGTCGAAGCTGGAGAAACCTACGACGTTGTAATTGAAGATATTGCCAAGAAAGGCGACGGAATTGCCCGCATTGAGGGCTTTGTAATTTTTGTACCCGGCACAGAAGTCGGTGATGAACTTACAGTAAAAGTCACTAAAGTAATGCGCAAATTTGCATTTGCAGAAGTCGAGTAA
- a CDS encoding GMP synthase subunit A, with protein sequence MEELKILVINNYGQFCHLIHRTVRDLDMDTKIVPNTTPVDEILAMEPDGLVLSGGPSMERVGFCGDYVKEIDLPILGICLGHQLIALTFGGETGSGEYGGYADVDIEILEEDDILKGLGPKITTWASHADEVTVMPEEFIHLARSEICEVEAMKHPKKPIYGVQWHPEVAHTESGEALFMNFFEVCEKHKKA encoded by the coding sequence ATGGAAGAGTTGAAGATACTTGTCATCAACAATTACGGACAGTTCTGCCACCTGATTCATCGGACCGTCCGTGATCTGGACATGGACACAAAAATAGTGCCCAATACTACTCCAGTTGATGAAATCCTCGCAATGGAGCCGGATGGACTTGTTTTAAGTGGGGGACCCAGCATGGAGCGTGTTGGTTTTTGTGGTGATTATGTAAAAGAAATCGATCTTCCAATTCTTGGCATCTGCCTTGGGCACCAGCTGATAGCCCTCACATTTGGTGGGGAAACCGGTTCAGGAGAATATGGTGGCTATGCAGATGTTGATATTGAAATTCTTGAAGAAGATGATATCCTGAAAGGCTTAGGTCCCAAAATTACAACATGGGCCTCCCACGCTGACGAAGTGACCGTAATGCCTGAAGAATTTATACACCTTGCCCGCTCAGAGATTTGTGAAGTTGAAGCCATGAAACACCCTAAAAAACCAATCTATGGTGTTCAATGGCATCCGGAAGTTGCACATACTGAAAGTGGAGAAGCGCTATTCATGAACTTCTTCGAGGTATGTGAGAAGCACAAAAAAGCCTGA
- a CDS encoding MM0924 family protein, giving the protein MQSFIVEHYLQKEIDAYCGGPDTFSGKVEACADGVLTLKKDGKYTHIAINKIVAIWEEK; this is encoded by the coding sequence TTGCAGTCTTTTATTGTAGAGCATTACCTGCAGAAAGAAATAGATGCATACTGCGGGGGCCCGGACACTTTTTCCGGGAAAGTTGAAGCATGCGCAGACGGCGTATTGACTCTCAAAAAGGATGGAAAGTACACCCATATTGCCATTAACAAAATAGTTGCAATATGGGAAGAAAAATAA
- a CDS encoding phosphoglycolate phosphatase, giving the protein MFSAVAVDIDGTITGMDRRLHHGVSELLYNLEVPVVLATGNVLCYASAASKLIGLDGKVISENGGVLQLAFDAKPYVSDNIEECEEAFDLLSSKFDLVRLDSHLRKTEITLRRSVPVEELQKSILGSHPNVEIIDTGFAVHIKSRDVNKGTGLARMAELMDVRVKDFIAIGDSVNDIEMCEAAGFSVAVSNASDELKKIADMVTSLSFGDGTQEALERLLAEGLIS; this is encoded by the coding sequence ATGTTTTCTGCAGTTGCCGTAGATATAGACGGTACAATTACAGGAATGGACAGAAGGCTCCATCATGGGGTTTCTGAACTTCTTTACAATCTGGAAGTCCCTGTAGTTTTGGCTACAGGGAATGTACTTTGTTATGCTTCCGCAGCTTCAAAACTGATAGGTCTGGATGGAAAAGTAATCAGTGAAAATGGCGGAGTTTTACAGTTGGCTTTTGATGCCAAACCATATGTTTCAGACAATATAGAGGAATGTGAAGAAGCCTTTGATCTATTGTCTTCCAAATTTGATCTTGTCAGGTTGGATTCTCATCTTCGGAAAACGGAAATAACCCTTCGTAGAAGCGTCCCCGTTGAAGAGCTTCAGAAATCAATCTTAGGATCTCATCCCAATGTCGAAATAATTGACACGGGCTTTGCTGTTCACATAAAAAGCAGGGATGTTAATAAGGGTACTGGCCTTGCTAGAATGGCAGAGCTTATGGATGTCAGGGTAAAGGATTTTATTGCAATCGGTGATTCGGTAAACGATATTGAAATGTGCGAGGCGGCCGGTTTTTCTGTTGCGGTAAGCAATGCGTCAGATGAACTGAAAAAGATAGCAGATATGGTGACCTCTTTGTCATTTGGTGATGGAACACAAGAGGCGCTCGAACGCCTCCTTGCTGAAGGACTTATTTCTTAA
- a CDS encoding PRC-barrel domain-containing protein codes for MVKVFAKNMSNKQVMTTDGTEIGILNNVVMDVKSGKLEDLIIKPDIGLDTSKYPMEGQYLKISFGAVRSVKDYIVVDRAFIFDQA; via the coding sequence ATGGTAAAGGTATTTGCAAAGAACATGTCCAACAAACAGGTAATGACAACCGATGGCACTGAAATAGGCATACTTAACAATGTAGTAATGGATGTTAAAAGTGGAAAATTAGAAGATCTAATCATCAAACCTGATATTGGTCTTGATACTTCCAAATACCCAATGGAAGGACAATACCTGAAAATATCCTTTGGTGCAGTCCGTTCCGTTAAGGATTACATCGTCGTAGACAGGGCATTTATTTTTGATCAGGCTTAA
- a CDS encoding 2-amino-3,7-dideoxy-D-threo-hept-6-ulosonate synthase: MSELGKSIRIERIMDRDSRNMVIIPMDHGISDGPIKGVIDIADSINKVAEGGANAVLMQKGMVPYGHRGYGHDVGLIVHMSASTSLGPDPNDKVLVCTVEEASRMGADAVSVHINVGSETESEQLKILGEIAKQCDYWGIPLLAMMYPRGKKVTNPHDPEMVAHAARVGAELGADVIKTVYTGDVESFRNVVEGCPVPVVIAGGPKTNTDREFLEMIRGAIDAGARGVAIGRNVFQHPDPTKITKAITHIVHKNSTVDEALEILR; this comes from the coding sequence ATGTCAGAATTAGGAAAGAGCATTCGCATAGAAAGGATAATGGACAGGGATAGCAGAAATATGGTAATCATACCCATGGATCATGGGATTTCTGACGGCCCTATAAAAGGTGTCATCGATATTGCCGACTCCATAAACAAAGTTGCCGAAGGCGGGGCTAATGCTGTTTTAATGCAGAAAGGAATGGTTCCTTATGGCCACAGGGGATACGGCCATGATGTTGGACTGATTGTTCATATGAGCGCGTCCACATCACTGGGTCCTGACCCCAATGACAAGGTATTGGTGTGCACTGTTGAGGAAGCTTCAAGAATGGGAGCAGATGCGGTGTCCGTTCACATCAACGTCGGATCTGAAACCGAATCAGAACAACTCAAGATACTTGGTGAAATTGCCAAACAATGCGATTACTGGGGAATCCCCTTGCTTGCAATGATGTACCCAAGAGGAAAGAAGGTCACAAATCCACATGATCCTGAAATGGTAGCCCATGCAGCCCGCGTAGGAGCCGAGCTGGGAGCAGATGTAATTAAAACTGTGTACACAGGAGATGTGGAATCATTCAGAAATGTCGTGGAAGGATGCCCTGTCCCTGTAGTTATTGCAGGCGGACCAAAGACCAACACCGACAGGGAATTCCTTGAAATGATCAGGGGAGCCATAGATGCCGGTGCTCGTGGAGTTGCAATCGGCCGAAACGTTTTCCAGCACCCAGATCCTACAAAAATAACAAAAGCAATTACACATATAGTACATAAAAACAGTACTGTAGATGAAGCTCTAGAGATACTACGTTGA
- a CDS encoding NAD-dependent epimerase/dehydratase family protein gives MESILITGGLGQVGSYLTDYFEKENNVTVLDNGSFPCRETVPEGVELVWGDINDKIVSKLISNTDIIIHTAAQVSVPNSMKEPAFDATNNILGTLNLLEASRRAKIKRFIYFSSAAVYGNPVELPIGETHPQNPESPYGVSKLAGEKYAMMYHRSYGLPVVSIRPFNIYSPRQDPSNPYSGVISKFMDCAREEKAPLIFGTGEQTRDFISVHDIVRIVDLAIQKDEAVGKVLNAGSGSSTTVNELASIIRELFKSDIQPQYEEERTGDILHSVANITEASRLGFEPKMSLKEGLAEFL, from the coding sequence ATGGAATCAATACTCATAACCGGTGGTCTGGGCCAGGTAGGAAGCTACCTGACTGATTATTTTGAAAAAGAAAACAACGTCACCGTACTGGACAATGGAAGCTTCCCGTGCAGAGAAACTGTACCGGAAGGTGTTGAGCTTGTGTGGGGAGACATCAATGACAAAATTGTCTCCAAACTTATTTCAAATACAGACATCATCATACATACCGCTGCACAGGTCAGCGTCCCGAATTCCATGAAAGAACCTGCTTTTGATGCTACAAACAACATTCTTGGAACACTGAATCTTCTTGAAGCATCACGTAGAGCGAAAATAAAGCGATTCATCTACTTTAGTTCAGCTGCAGTCTATGGAAACCCTGTAGAGTTGCCCATTGGAGAAACGCATCCACAAAACCCGGAATCACCTTACGGAGTCAGCAAACTTGCAGGAGAAAAGTATGCAATGATGTATCACCGTTCATATGGTTTGCCGGTTGTTTCCATTCGCCCATTTAACATTTACAGTCCCAGACAGGATCCATCCAATCCATACTCAGGAGTCATATCCAAATTCATGGATTGTGCAAGAGAAGAAAAAGCACCTCTAATTTTTGGAACTGGTGAACAGACCCGCGATTTCATATCAGTGCATGATATTGTCCGGATAGTTGATTTGGCAATCCAAAAAGATGAAGCGGTGGGAAAAGTTCTTAATGCAGGATCAGGCAGTTCCACAACCGTAAATGAACTGGCTTCTATTATAAGGGAGTTGTTCAAGTCAGACATCCAGCCGCAATATGAGGAAGAAAGGACAGGTGATATTTTGCATAGTGTGGCAAATATTACTGAAGCGTCCAGACTTGGGTTTGAGCCGAAAATGTCTCTCAAAGAGGGACTGGCAGAATTCCTTTGA
- a CDS encoding CDC48 family AAA ATPase — MEELQIKVEKAHPIDFGRGIIRLDPSTLLSLQLSPGDIVQIEGKRTTAAKVWRADRQDWGQGIARIDGYTRQNAGVGIGERVTIRKVEATPAEKVLLAPPEGVVMEFGENTGAIIKHNILKRPLLKEDIVPIVSSMGQTTPGSQAIPLIAIETQPEEGVLIITDTTDIQLQEKPVIGYEDATRGIAYEDIGGLRDEIQRVREMIELPLKHHELFQRLNIEPPKGVILYGPPGTGKTLIAKAVANESRAHFLYIAGPEIMGKFYGESEERLRRIFEEADENTPSIIFIDEIDSIAPKRENATGEVERRVVAQLLTLMDGMDERKEVVVIGATNRVDSIDPALRRPGRFDREIEIGVPDSDDRLEILQIHTRGMPLSEEIDENYFRYLAEYTQAFVGADMLALVQEASMRALRRILPDINLDEEKIPEEVLEKLVVTAQDFEDALKEVEPSAMREVLVEIPSVGWDDVGGLEEAEQELREAVEWPLKWPEKIEKMGVKPPTGILLYGPPGTGKTLLAQAVANEANANFISIKGPQIFSKYVGESEKAIRETFKKARQVAPCIIFFDEIDSISSTRQGGSDEGGRVTEQVVNQLLTEMDGLESLNEVVVIAATNRPDLIDPALLRSGRFDRLVMVTPTTHEGRINIFNIHTRNMPLDTDVNISDLAGMTDGYVGADIEAVCREAAMLALRENFENEKVSFRHFTQAFEKVKPTVNEDMIDFYNRLSQKLKGGTRKAESSSYTGYI; from the coding sequence ATGGAAGAGCTACAGATCAAAGTTGAGAAAGCACATCCCATTGATTTTGGAAGGGGAATTATCCGTCTGGATCCAAGTACACTTTTAAGCCTTCAACTCTCACCCGGAGACATTGTTCAGATTGAAGGGAAGCGTACCACCGCTGCAAAAGTGTGGCGTGCCGACAGGCAGGATTGGGGACAGGGAATTGCAAGAATCGATGGTTATACCAGACAAAATGCTGGCGTTGGAATCGGAGAACGTGTTACAATTCGTAAAGTAGAAGCAACACCTGCTGAAAAAGTGCTTCTTGCACCCCCCGAAGGAGTAGTAATGGAATTTGGAGAAAATACCGGAGCTATTATTAAACACAACATACTCAAAAGACCACTCCTGAAGGAAGATATTGTACCCATTGTGAGTTCCATGGGACAGACCACCCCCGGAAGCCAGGCCATCCCTCTTATTGCAATTGAAACCCAGCCTGAAGAAGGCGTCCTAATCATCACTGATACGACCGACATCCAGCTTCAGGAAAAGCCTGTTATCGGATATGAAGATGCAACTCGTGGTATCGCTTATGAGGACATTGGCGGCCTCAGGGACGAGATCCAGCGCGTAAGGGAAATGATAGAGCTCCCACTGAAGCATCATGAGCTTTTCCAGAGACTTAATATCGAGCCACCAAAAGGAGTCATCCTGTACGGACCTCCGGGAACCGGAAAGACCCTGATTGCAAAGGCTGTTGCAAATGAATCCAGAGCACATTTCCTGTATATTGCCGGCCCTGAGATTATGGGTAAGTTCTACGGGGAGAGTGAAGAAAGACTGCGCAGGATATTTGAAGAAGCTGATGAGAACACACCATCTATCATTTTTATTGACGAAATCGATTCCATTGCTCCAAAGCGTGAAAACGCAACCGGGGAAGTAGAACGCAGGGTCGTTGCACAATTGCTTACGCTAATGGATGGAATGGATGAGCGCAAGGAAGTCGTAGTAATCGGTGCAACTAACCGTGTTGATTCCATTGATCCGGCACTTCGTCGCCCGGGAAGATTCGACCGTGAAATCGAAATTGGAGTTCCGGACAGCGATGACAGGCTGGAAATACTCCAGATACACACCCGTGGAATGCCGCTTTCCGAGGAAATCGATGAAAATTATTTCCGTTATCTTGCCGAGTACACACAGGCATTCGTTGGAGCGGACATGCTGGCCCTTGTGCAGGAAGCTTCAATGAGAGCGCTGCGCAGAATACTGCCTGACATAAATCTTGATGAGGAAAAGATTCCCGAAGAGGTACTTGAGAAACTTGTCGTAACTGCACAGGACTTTGAAGATGCACTCAAGGAAGTAGAGCCTTCTGCAATGAGGGAAGTGCTTGTGGAAATCCCGTCTGTAGGGTGGGATGACGTGGGTGGCCTTGAAGAAGCTGAACAAGAGCTGCGAGAAGCTGTTGAATGGCCATTGAAGTGGCCGGAAAAAATAGAGAAAATGGGAGTAAAGCCACCAACCGGCATTCTGTTATATGGTCCACCTGGGACCGGGAAAACCCTTCTGGCACAGGCAGTAGCCAATGAAGCAAATGCTAATTTCATAAGCATAAAGGGCCCACAGATTTTCTCAAAATACGTAGGAGAATCTGAAAAAGCAATTCGTGAAACATTCAAGAAAGCCCGACAGGTTGCTCCATGCATTATTTTCTTTGACGAAATTGATTCAATCTCTTCCACCAGACAGGGAGGCAGCGATGAAGGCGGAAGAGTTACAGAGCAGGTTGTAAACCAGCTGTTGACCGAAATGGATGGCCTCGAATCCCTGAATGAAGTCGTAGTTATAGCAGCCACCAACAGGCCTGATCTCATTGATCCGGCATTGCTTCGATCAGGAAGGTTTGACAGACTTGTTATGGTTACTCCGACAACTCATGAAGGAAGAATTAACATATTCAATATTCACACCAGAAACATGCCATTGGACACTGACGTAAATATCTCAGATCTTGCCGGCATGACTGATGGATACGTAGGCGCTGACATAGAAGCTGTTTGCAGGGAAGCCGCAATGCTGGCTCTTCGCGAAAACTTTGAAAATGAGAAAGTCAGCTTCCGGCACTTTACACAGGCATTTGAAAAAGTGAAGCCTACAGTCAACGAAGATATGATAGACTTCTATAACCGCCTGTCACAAAAACTCAAGGGCGGCACACGAAAAGCGGAATCAAGTTCATACACAGGATATATCTGA